The proteins below are encoded in one region of Candidatus Amarolinea dominans:
- a CDS encoding B12-binding domain-containing radical SAM protein — protein MTKTVFLINFRNQRDMYPPFGIMYVADALMQIGCEVRIWHETEDGLETFVKEVARVRPLWVGFSTITGPQLKPTIEATKRVKALNIPTVWGGVHATIMPADVLREAYVDFVIVNEGEQTAQEFTHALQNGQAWETIRGLAWKNSDGRVVTNPERPFIQNLDDFTPRWDLVADIPAYFLQSGPYDKAIPVYISRGCPFRCGFCYNEVVMKRTWRQHSDEFIVRQINWLRDTYGVNAVDYADDYLFGRIKQMQRLIEKVHMPWSGQVRVQLLKPEFVQWMQQTGCQWVNIGAESGSQAVLDSINKDQKAEWIVWGMRNLAEYAPHIEANLSFILGLPAEEKLERRETFRVIAEVARINQKARCSVAIYMPYPDTPLWPDALARGYVPPATQEGWTEFDIHKGNTPWVDTRQGEVMSDVCNILFVGRSQGHWLLAPYYALLRWRWRHDFFHFYAEGWLKDQIFRSLRRSDTLRRLGNRALRRVVNFNDNTHKRKPGEAIA, from the coding sequence ATGACCAAGACAGTTTTCCTGATCAATTTCCGCAATCAGCGTGACATGTATCCGCCGTTTGGCATCATGTACGTGGCCGATGCCTTGATGCAGATTGGCTGCGAGGTGCGCATCTGGCACGAGACGGAAGATGGACTGGAGACCTTTGTCAAGGAGGTGGCGCGCGTGCGGCCGCTGTGGGTCGGATTCAGCACCATCACCGGGCCGCAGCTCAAGCCGACGATCGAGGCAACCAAACGGGTCAAGGCCCTGAACATTCCCACGGTCTGGGGCGGTGTCCATGCCACGATCATGCCCGCAGATGTGCTGCGTGAAGCCTACGTGGATTTTGTGATCGTCAACGAGGGTGAACAGACAGCCCAAGAATTTACGCATGCCCTGCAGAACGGCCAAGCCTGGGAGACGATCAGGGGGCTGGCCTGGAAAAACAGCGACGGCCGCGTGGTCACCAATCCTGAGCGCCCCTTCATTCAGAACCTGGACGACTTCACGCCGCGCTGGGACTTGGTGGCCGACATTCCGGCCTATTTCCTGCAATCAGGGCCGTATGACAAGGCGATTCCGGTCTACATCAGCCGGGGCTGCCCCTTCCGCTGCGGCTTCTGCTACAACGAAGTGGTGATGAAGCGCACCTGGCGTCAACATTCGGATGAGTTCATCGTACGGCAGATCAACTGGCTGCGAGACACTTACGGAGTCAATGCCGTTGATTACGCCGATGACTATCTGTTCGGCCGCATCAAACAGATGCAGCGCCTGATCGAAAAAGTACACATGCCCTGGAGTGGCCAGGTGCGTGTGCAGTTACTGAAGCCCGAATTCGTGCAGTGGATGCAGCAGACTGGCTGTCAGTGGGTCAACATCGGCGCAGAGAGCGGCAGTCAGGCGGTGCTCGACTCGATCAATAAGGACCAGAAGGCCGAATGGATCGTGTGGGGCATGCGCAACCTGGCCGAATATGCACCGCACATCGAGGCGAACCTGAGCTTCATCCTGGGGCTGCCAGCTGAAGAAAAGCTGGAGCGGCGGGAGACATTCCGCGTGATCGCCGAGGTGGCGCGCATCAACCAGAAAGCGCGCTGCTCAGTGGCGATCTACATGCCATACCCCGACACTCCCCTGTGGCCTGATGCCCTGGCGCGGGGATACGTGCCGCCTGCCACGCAGGAGGGCTGGACTGAGTTCGACATTCACAAGGGCAACACGCCCTGGGTTGATACCCGCCAGGGCGAAGTGATGTCCGATGTGTGCAACATCCTGTTTGTGGGACGCAGCCAGGGCCATTGGCTGCTGGCGCCCTACTACGCGCTGCTGCGCTGGCGCTGGCGTCACGATTTCTTTCATTTCTACGCAGAAGGATGGCTCAAGGACCAGATTTTCCGGTCATTGCGTCGTTCAGACACGTTACGCCGCCTGGGCAATCGAGCACTGCGCCGCGTGGTCAATTTCAACGACAACACCCACAAACGCAAACCTGGCGAGGCCATCGCCTGA
- a CDS encoding Rpn family recombination-promoting nuclease/putative transposase, which produces MPKVADIGGKRLISLAPDAWAQWVTQRNDVVAREVVTSEFQWISRASDVLMRCFSPEQGEFLQLTELQIRYKPGLPRRMRAYAGLAEETFHLPVFPVLINILPSKQGVEAPERYESEFMGLHARQDYRVINLWTVDVNLVLQRPLPALLPFTPVLRDGAQPQVVIRALDMLRQDEKLSDLEPLLAFFASFVLDIPVVQQIMRWDMNVLRESPWYQEILEQGLVEGMEKGMLKGMQQGMLKGMQQGMQQGALRQLLRLVRVRFQIAPPSIQIRLQQLNADQLEQLVDVALAAESLDEFMLQVPASPDNGKH; this is translated from the coding sequence ATGCCAAAAGTAGCGGATATTGGCGGCAAACGCCTGATCAGCCTTGCTCCGGACGCCTGGGCGCAATGGGTCACGCAGCGCAACGATGTGGTGGCACGCGAAGTGGTCACCAGTGAGTTTCAGTGGATCAGTCGCGCCAGCGATGTGCTGATGCGCTGCTTCAGCCCTGAGCAGGGCGAGTTCCTGCAATTGACGGAACTGCAAATACGCTACAAGCCTGGCCTGCCGCGGCGGATGCGAGCCTATGCTGGGTTGGCAGAAGAGACGTTCCATCTACCGGTGTTTCCGGTATTGATCAACATCTTGCCGTCCAAGCAGGGCGTCGAGGCGCCTGAACGTTACGAGTCTGAGTTCATGGGATTGCACGCGCGGCAGGATTACCGGGTCATCAATCTGTGGACGGTGGATGTCAACCTCGTTTTGCAGCGACCTCTGCCAGCACTTCTTCCCTTTACTCCGGTGCTGCGTGATGGCGCCCAACCGCAGGTTGTCATCCGTGCATTGGACATGTTACGTCAAGATGAAAAACTGAGCGATCTGGAGCCGCTCCTGGCCTTTTTCGCCAGTTTTGTGTTAGACATCCCGGTAGTACAACAGATCATGAGGTGGGATATGAACGTCTTGCGCGAATCGCCCTGGTATCAAGAGATCCTGGAGCAGGGTCTGGTCGAAGGCATGGAAAAAGGGATGCTGAAAGGGATGCAGCAAGGGATGCTGAAAGGCATGCAGCAAGGCATGCAGCAAGGTGCTCTCCGTCAACTGCTGCGCCTGGTGCGGGTGCGCTTCCAGATCGCGCCACCGAGTATCCAAATCAGACTGCAGCAGCTCAACGCCGACCAACTTGAACAGCTCGTAGATGTGGCGCTCGCGGCAGAGTCGCTCGACGAGTTCATGTTGCAGGTACCGGCATCGCCCGACAACGGCAAACACTAA
- a CDS encoding PqqD family protein, which produces MTKIMSGSVLMRATHATHQVVASEAILIHLNSGQYYSLNQTGTWLWEHLDGQTALEQWGTALAAACNIPEQVAEVTQDLIELAQGLANEGLVVAR; this is translated from the coding sequence ATGACCAAGATTATGTCTGGCAGTGTTCTGATGCGGGCGACCCATGCCACGCACCAGGTCGTGGCCAGCGAGGCAATTTTGATCCATCTCAACAGCGGGCAATACTACTCCCTCAACCAAACCGGAACCTGGCTCTGGGAGCATCTGGACGGCCAGACCGCCCTGGAACAGTGGGGCACGGCCCTGGCGGCGGCCTGCAACATCCCGGAGCAGGTCGCTGAGGTGACGCAAGACCTGATCGAGCTGGCTCAGGGGCTGGCCAATGAGGGCCTTGTTGTTGCCCGCTGA
- a CDS encoding lasso peptide biosynthesis B2 protein, with product MPAENRSRVGRRLRRAADVALTLLMALPRPSAWRLGWEMWRMSQHLDARMTGAPLPLFLAGLTPTAIDLTLPSARVRRLADAIAVLHIASPLGICLRRSLLRYHFLRRCGLPVTIVFGARRRGEALGGHAWLTLDQHPYFEAAEDYQPFVVMVRFPPEDVSAPASGLS from the coding sequence TTGCCCGCTGAAAACCGCAGCCGTGTCGGGCGTCGCCTGCGCCGCGCAGCCGACGTGGCGCTGACGCTGCTCATGGCCCTGCCGCGACCGTCCGCATGGCGCCTGGGGTGGGAGATGTGGCGCATGAGTCAGCATCTCGATGCACGGATGACCGGCGCCCCGTTACCCCTGTTCCTGGCTGGCCTGACCCCGACCGCAATTGACCTGACTCTGCCATCGGCGCGCGTGCGGCGCCTGGCTGATGCCATCGCCGTGCTGCACATCGCCTCACCGTTGGGCATCTGCCTGCGGCGCTCGCTGCTGCGCTACCACTTCTTGCGCCGCTGCGGCCTACCGGTCACCATTGTCTTTGGCGCCCGCCGGCGTGGTGAGGCTTTGGGCGGCCACGCCTGGCTGACGCTCGATCAGCATCCCTACTTCGAAGCCGCAGAGGACTATCAACCTTTTGTCGTGATGGTCCGCTTTCCGCCGGAGGACGTGTCTGCACCGGCGTCAGGTCTCAGCTAG
- the asnB gene encoding asparagine synthase (glutamine-hydrolyzing) encodes MCGIAGIVRLRPGPAVGQEQLERMLATMLHRGPDDSGIFLTDECGLGARRLSIMDLTGGHQPMVTDGGHLAVVQNGEIYNYPALRRDLTAAGCDFHTTCDTEVLLHAYRAWGLDMVGRLRGMIAFALWDAKQAQLLLARDRFGIKPLYYVEHQGVLRFASTIQALLADPTAPRRLNTDALHELLIWGFVPGPQTLFHGIFKVPPAHLVIVQARTGQVQQRRYWDLPTAVQSQAPRTTAEASARLFELLRDAVASHLQSDVPVGALLSGGLDSSGLVALMRRLHGQTVHTFSIGFEVPGAPQYNERPFAELAARHLGSEHHAITFTLADFDLLPAAVSHLEQPLASATFLPLYRLYAACHAVGIEVILTGEGADELFAGYGWYRGERLAHSLERLPAPLRRQAGRLPGAWLSPAARRVLALGATADLHARYQAWQQIGNLNVADLLNPDMHTAGEATAPLLHPPASSRLGQMQALEAQTRLPDFINTEVDSMSMAHSVEARVPYLDHHLWEAVMGWPEMWRQAWGQPEKWLLRKTLAPLLPAAIVQRRKQGLASPHSLWWQQPRLPAWATDAISSRSLRQHGLFQAAAVADLLRRQRAGQPGIASYLTAVLSTQVWTSTFRVSW; translated from the coding sequence ATGTGCGGGATCGCCGGGATTGTGCGCCTGCGCCCCGGGCCAGCCGTCGGCCAGGAACAACTGGAGAGGATGCTGGCCACCATGCTGCACCGCGGGCCGGACGATAGCGGGATTTTCCTGACCGATGAGTGCGGCCTCGGCGCCCGGCGCTTGAGCATTATGGACCTGACGGGCGGACATCAGCCGATGGTCACGGACGGCGGTCACCTGGCCGTCGTGCAAAATGGCGAGATCTATAACTACCCTGCCCTGCGCCGTGATTTGACCGCGGCCGGCTGCGATTTTCACACAACGTGCGACACAGAGGTCCTGCTGCATGCCTACCGGGCTTGGGGCCTCGACATGGTTGGTCGCTTGCGCGGCATGATCGCGTTCGCGCTGTGGGATGCCAAGCAGGCGCAGCTCCTGCTGGCCCGCGACCGCTTTGGAATCAAGCCACTCTATTATGTCGAACACCAGGGCGTCCTGCGCTTTGCCTCCACCATCCAGGCCCTGCTGGCCGACCCCACGGCGCCGCGGCGGCTCAACACCGACGCGCTGCATGAGCTCTTGATCTGGGGCTTTGTGCCCGGCCCGCAAACCCTCTTCCACGGTATCTTCAAGGTGCCACCGGCGCACCTGGTGATTGTGCAAGCCAGAACCGGCCAGGTGCAGCAGCGACGCTACTGGGATTTGCCGACCGCCGTGCAAAGTCAAGCGCCGCGCACCACGGCGGAGGCCAGCGCGCGCTTGTTCGAGTTGCTGCGCGACGCGGTGGCGAGTCACCTGCAAAGCGATGTTCCCGTTGGCGCGCTGCTCAGCGGTGGCCTGGACAGCAGCGGGCTGGTGGCCCTGATGCGCAGGCTGCACGGCCAGACCGTACACACCTTCAGCATCGGCTTCGAGGTGCCGGGCGCGCCGCAGTACAACGAACGGCCATTTGCTGAGTTGGCCGCGCGCCACCTCGGCAGCGAACATCACGCCATCACCTTTACCCTGGCCGATTTTGACCTACTGCCGGCTGCCGTCAGTCATCTGGAACAACCCCTGGCCTCGGCCACCTTCTTGCCCCTTTACCGGCTCTACGCGGCCTGCCATGCGGTCGGCATCGAAGTAATCCTGACCGGGGAAGGGGCCGATGAGCTATTTGCTGGCTATGGCTGGTACCGCGGCGAGCGCCTGGCGCATAGCCTGGAGCGCCTGCCGGCTCCGCTGCGCCGTCAGGCCGGCCGCCTGCCCGGTGCATGGCTTTCGCCCGCTGCACGGCGCGTCCTCGCCTTAGGGGCCACGGCTGACCTGCATGCACGTTACCAGGCGTGGCAACAGATCGGCAACCTGAATGTTGCCGACCTTCTCAACCCAGATATGCACACGGCTGGAGAGGCGACGGCGCCTCTGCTGCACCCGCCGGCCAGCTCACGCCTGGGACAGATGCAGGCGTTGGAGGCCCAAACCCGCTTGCCTGATTTCATCAACACCGAAGTGGACAGCATGAGCATGGCACACAGTGTGGAAGCGCGGGTGCCCTACCTGGATCATCACCTGTGGGAGGCCGTCATGGGCTGGCCTGAGATGTGGCGCCAGGCCTGGGGACAGCCGGAGAAATGGCTGCTGCGCAAGACACTGGCCCCACTGCTGCCCGCGGCCATCGTGCAGCGTCGCAAACAAGGCCTGGCATCGCCGCACAGCCTGTGGTGGCAACAGCCACGCTTGCCCGCGTGGGCAACCGACGCCATCAGCAGTCGGTCCCTGCGCCAGCACGGCCTGTTTCAAGCGGCAGCCGTGGCTGACCTTCTGCGCCGGCAGCGCGCCGGTCAGCCTGGCATTGCATCCTACCTGACGGCCGTTCTCAGTACGCAGGTATGGACAAGTACGTTTCGGGTGTCGTGGTGA
- a CDS encoding response regulator transcription factor, which translates to MTKQTILAVDDEARVLQLLRTTLQLAGYHVLTAGDGLEGLQIAQQPGVDLVLLDLGLPGLNGFDVLVRLRQVSDIPVIIITAWEEEDNKVRGLELGADDYLTKPFGRRELLARIQAVMRRYHPEPRPAAAGVFESGHLRVDLGKRQVMVAGSEVHLTPTEYGLLAEFISHPGRVLLHSYLLSTVWGPEYREDVTILRASIYRLRQKIETDSTHPQIIRSEPGVGYLLIQLSNSPQ; encoded by the coding sequence ATGACCAAACAGACCATTCTCGCCGTTGATGACGAAGCGCGCGTGCTACAACTACTGCGCACAACTTTGCAGTTAGCAGGCTATCACGTGCTGACAGCCGGTGACGGCCTGGAAGGTTTGCAGATCGCGCAGCAACCCGGCGTGGACCTGGTTCTGTTAGACCTGGGGCTGCCCGGCTTGAATGGTTTTGATGTGTTGGTGCGCTTGCGCCAGGTGAGCGACATCCCGGTCATCATCATCACGGCCTGGGAAGAGGAGGACAACAAGGTGCGCGGCTTGGAACTGGGCGCCGATGACTACCTGACCAAGCCGTTTGGTCGGCGTGAGCTGTTGGCGAGAATTCAGGCGGTCATGCGGCGCTACCATCCAGAACCGCGGCCGGCAGCGGCCGGCGTTTTTGAAAGTGGGCACCTGCGCGTTGACCTGGGCAAGCGCCAGGTCATGGTCGCTGGCAGCGAGGTACATCTGACGCCCACCGAGTATGGCCTGTTAGCCGAATTTATCAGCCACCCCGGCCGCGTCTTGCTGCATAGCTACCTCCTGAGCACGGTCTGGGGGCCGGAGTATCGAGAAGACGTGACCATCCTGCGCGCCAGCATCTACCGCCTGCGCCAAAAGATCGAAACGGACTCGACCCACCCGCAGATCATCCGCAGCGAGCCTGGCGTGGGCTATCTGCTCATTCAACTCTCCAACTCACCGCAGTAG
- a CDS encoding DUF4139 domain-containing protein, whose amino-acid sequence MLAPSRRFFRQRTAATLLAVVLLLATVMPTPAWQNSGPDTGSRAVELTVYNQDLALVKETRPLTLTLGLNEIRYTDVAALIDPTSVRFSSRTSLTGTHVLEQNYEYDLVGAEKLLEKYIDQPIEVITEDGSVYQGKLLNGSSDVILMADDGKVTVLRREQIRTFTFPALPEGLITRPTLVWTVDTDKAGIHTTDVTYLTHGISWRANYVLLLAKNEKTLDLNGWVTLDNRSGITYQDAKLKLVAGDIARAANMGVQKVMDYAAVEAPRAAPGPQVSERGFFEYHLYEVNRPVTVRNNQTKQIEFVTSTGITTTTFFVYDGSGISFGGYGPVFDQAYGSTGQTKVNAMLEFFTGKKNNLDAPLPAGVVRIFKPDEDGAALLIGEDSIDHTPKGEKIQLYVGDAFDIVGERTQTDFKRLGDKVVEETFKIVVRNRKESAVEVRVVEHLYRWSQWEIVQASDKSYSKPNAQTIEWRVPVKADDTTEITYTVRYSF is encoded by the coding sequence ATGTTAGCACCAAGCAGACGATTTTTCAGACAACGCACCGCAGCCACCCTCCTGGCCGTTGTGCTTCTCCTCGCGACTGTCATGCCGACCCCGGCCTGGCAGAACAGCGGCCCCGATACCGGGAGCAGGGCCGTTGAGTTGACTGTGTACAACCAGGACCTAGCCCTGGTCAAGGAGACGCGACCGTTGACCTTGACCCTGGGCCTGAACGAAATTCGCTACACCGATGTGGCCGCTTTGATTGACCCAACCAGTGTCCGCTTCTCCTCCCGCACTTCACTGACCGGCACACACGTGTTGGAACAAAACTACGAGTATGATCTGGTGGGCGCGGAAAAGCTTCTGGAAAAGTACATTGACCAGCCTATCGAGGTCATCACCGAAGACGGCAGCGTCTACCAGGGCAAGCTGCTCAATGGCAGCAGCGACGTCATCCTGATGGCGGACGACGGCAAGGTGACGGTTCTACGTCGCGAACAGATCCGCACCTTCACCTTCCCGGCTCTGCCTGAAGGCCTGATTACCCGCCCCACCCTGGTGTGGACGGTGGACACTGACAAGGCCGGCATCCATACAACCGATGTCACCTACTTGACGCACGGCATCAGTTGGCGAGCCAACTATGTGCTGTTGCTGGCCAAGAACGAAAAAACCCTCGACCTCAACGGCTGGGTCACGTTGGACAACCGCAGCGGCATCACCTACCAGGATGCCAAGCTCAAACTGGTGGCCGGCGACATTGCCCGGGCCGCAAACATGGGTGTGCAGAAGGTGATGGATTACGCGGCGGTGGAAGCGCCACGCGCCGCCCCCGGCCCGCAGGTCAGCGAGCGGGGTTTCTTCGAATATCATCTGTACGAGGTCAACCGTCCGGTCACGGTGCGCAACAACCAGACCAAGCAGATCGAATTTGTTACCAGCACCGGCATCACCACGACGACGTTCTTCGTCTACGACGGTTCTGGCATCAGCTTCGGCGGTTACGGCCCGGTGTTCGATCAGGCCTACGGCAGCACGGGGCAGACGAAGGTCAATGCCATGCTGGAGTTTTTCACCGGTAAGAAGAACAACCTGGACGCACCCCTGCCGGCAGGCGTGGTGCGCATCTTCAAGCCGGATGAGGACGGCGCGGCGCTGTTGATTGGCGAAGATTCCATTGACCACACGCCCAAGGGCGAGAAGATCCAACTGTATGTGGGCGATGCGTTCGACATTGTCGGCGAACGCACGCAGACCGACTTCAAGCGCCTGGGCGACAAGGTCGTCGAAGAGACGTTCAAGATCGTCGTGCGCAATCGCAAGGAGAGCGCCGTCGAAGTGCGTGTCGTGGAG